CCAACCAGCACCATCCAAGGAATGCCTGATTGCAAGGCGTACTTGATGTGGTTTGTCACCCTGGTAGTTAGCTTGAACTCTGCCTTTATTCCAGCACTCCACAGTTCACTCACCAGCTCGGCAGCCAGTGTAAGGTCCTTTCCAAGGATTGACACCAGCACCTCTGTCTCTGTAGCCCGGATCATCTGCAATTCAAAGCCCAGTTACTACAAGTCCCCTTGAAACAAGGATAAAATGGTGATTTGAGATATAGCTATACctcatttctttctttctcctgtTGCTCCATGATTGCAAATACCCTCTCTATTCCAAGGCTGACACCAACAGCAGGGATCTGCTTGCCGCTGAACATACCCACAAGGTTGTCATACCGACCGCCAGCTGCAATGGAGCCAACCTATTGCTAAATATGGTCAGTACAGGAATTGACTAAAATGGTCTTCAGCTCTTTGCTGAGTTAGAAAATGTGTGTATTTCCAAAGTTCCAGATAATAGActaaaatgtatttttttttaaaaagataaTAGAGTAAAATGTCATTTGAGATATAGATCAGTTTTGAATAAAGCGATCACCAACGTATTAAGTGAATGAGCAAGAACAATATGCTTTAAGATGATGCAAGCACTGCTGCACTAGTAACATTAACAACATGCAGTGAGAAGTAAACATGTCTAACCTGTGTGGCACCCTTGAACACAGCTTCATATATGACACCAGTATAGTAATCAAGGCCCCTAGCCAGACTTAAATCAAAAACAATCCTGTCTAAAGCATTTGCTTTATCCAGAGCCTTGAATAATATCTCCAGTTCATTCAGTGCAACAATAGACCCTTCATTCTGCATGAACTTGCTACCCTCCTTTCTCAACTCCAGCAAAACTTCTAATGGGGGTCCTCTAGTCTTCACTAGATTCCCAATTTCATCTGCAGTTTCATTTGATATACCTTTCTCATCCACCTGATTCACCATAACGAACAGTTACGAGTATTATTAACATATCCACATCAAAGCAGcacaataaaaatataaaatataatgAGACCTTAGCTGAAACCAATTAGTATAGTTCAGATGCTTACCAGCTCCTTTTTCACTTGTTCAAATGTTTGCTTGTCTAGCTTGTCAATGCTCGAGCAAACTGTTCTGAACTTTTGAGGAGGCACACCACAAATTTCTAACATTCCATCAAGCAACTTTCTGTGATTTAATTTTATCTCATATGTGCCTATATCCAGCTGATTCAGCAATTCAGTCAAAACTTTGATGACCTCAAAATCTGGTTCCATAGGTTCATACACTCCAGCAATGTCAAAATCACATTGATAGAATTCTCGATATCTTCCCTTAGATGGATTATCTCTCCTATACACTTTTGCTATCTGGTACCTCTTCAGTGCACTTATGTTATTCATGGCAACATATCGGGCAAAAGGAACAGTCAGATCATAACGCAAAGAGCAAAGCTCACCACCCTGCAGGTTATTTGATGGCAAGACATTAAGAACAATACAAGGAAATACTGCAACAAAGTAATGGCTTGAGTGCCCCAATATGGCAATGCAATCCTTAACCTCACATGGATAAATTATAGTAAGAGTCCTTGCATGACAATCAAAACATGAACAAATTTCTTTTGCCAAGTAATACATGAGACCAAGAAAAAGAGTACAAGGATGCTGAAACAGTACCTGATCAGCGAGGTCATATATCAACTTCGAGTCTTCACCATATTTGCCCATAAGGGTTTCTCTCAGCTCAAATACAGGCGTATCAAGTGCAGTAGCACCGTGCATCTTGAATACACCTGTTATAATTGAAAACACACGCTCCCTAATCGCCATTTGCTTTTTCCCAAAGTCACGTGTCCCCTAGCAGGATTCAGCATAAACATCCGGATGAGAGAAACGGACCAGTAAGACAATCTAAGTGCCACTAATTCAACCATATGCTAAAGCAACACCTTTTGCAGATAATATGATTCTCACCTTAGGAATTTTAGGCAATCTCCTCACTTCATTGCTCTCAACAATCTCCTTCACCTTCTCCACAAGGGACTCCAATCCGGAACACTTGGGATCAAACAACAACGAGAGAGAGGTTCCCCACTCTGCAACCAATGCAGAATTCACGGAAGCAATTGCATTTCCCTTTGTTACATGGTCCCTAAGCAGCATCAGCACAGCAGAAGTACCCTTCCCCaaagttttcttcttcttgttcttcttgtcgCCCTTCCCTTTCTCACCACCAGCCTGTGGCTTCTCAGCTGAACTGCCCACTTCATTCTCAACACCAGCTTGGGGCTTCTCAATTGAACTGTCCCCTTCAATCACCGCCATGGCCACAGCTGCCTCCCACGCAAGGAAGTCCCTGAACTTGAGCAAGTGGTTGTACACCCCTTTCAGGACTGACACTGCATCTGAATCAATCAAAGCCCTGTCAAGCATCCCCTTCAAATCATCAATGCTGACGCCATTGGTAAGCTTTTCTCGAAGGTCGGCATCAGCAATGCTCTCTGCGCAGAGCCTTGCCCGAGAAATGCTCAGCTTGCACAATGCCTGCACTGCTCTCGCGAGCTGCGTGGCCAGCACCACCAATGCCTCCTCCTTTCCTGCACCTGTTTCGCCGGCATCCCTCTTCCCCAGCTTCACCGGGGCGTTGAGCTCGATCCGCACCCTCGCGTGCAGCGCACGCACCGCCTCGCGGAAGATCCCGTTCACGGTGGGCACCTTGGCGAACGTGGCGGCAGCTGGGGCGGGGGCGCCTCCGGCGCTGCCGACGAGCTTGGAGCCGAAGACGAGCATCATGATGTCGGCTGCCACGTCGGCCTCGTCCTTGGCGGAGAGCCCGTCGCCGGAGGCAGGAACGTCGAATGCCGCGGCGTCCCCGCGCGCGGCCTCGCAGGacagcgcggcgacggcgtcggccACGCGGGctagcggcgcggcgcaggagTCGATCAGGGCCGCAAGCGCGACGGCCACGGGtgcggaggccgccgccaccgcggcctcgTCCCGGGATCCCAGCGGCAGCGCCGCGGCGACGTCGAGCGACTCCGCGAGGCgggtggccgtggcggcggtgaTGAGCGCGGAGGCGGAGTCGGACGCGGTGAGGAGGAGCTTGTtcagcagcaccgccgccgcagcgcgcgACTCGGCCGGCGCCAGGGCTGCCAGGGCGGCGCCGAGGGAGGCGGGGGTCTCCTGCGGCGAGGGGGCGCGGGTGGAGAGCGACTTCAGAGCGGAGGCGTCGATGGCGGGTGACGC
The nucleotide sequence above comes from Panicum virgatum strain AP13 chromosome 3K, P.virgatum_v5, whole genome shotgun sequence. Encoded proteins:
- the LOC120697455 gene encoding histidine--tRNA ligase, cytoplasmic-like gives rise to the protein MASSAAAAVTLGGKGAALSPAAVYALSLGLASPAIDASALKSLSTRAPSPQETPASLGAALAALAPAESRAAAAVLLNKLLLTASDSASALITAATATRLAESLDVAAALPLGSRDEAAVAAASAPVAVALAALIDSCAAPLARVADAVAALSCEAARGDAAAFDVPASGDGLSAKDEADVAADIMMLVFGSKLVGSAGGAPAPAAATFAKVPTVNGIFREAVRALHARVRIELNAPVKLGKRDAGETGAGKEEALVVLATQLARAVQALCKLSISRARLCAESIADADLREKLTNGVSIDDLKGMLDRALIDSDAVSVLKGVYNHLLKFRDFLAWEAAVAMAVIEGDSSIEKPQAGVENEVGSSAEKPQAGGEKGKGDKKNKKKKTLGKGTSAVLMLLRDHVTKGNAIASVNSALVAEWGTSLSLLFDPKCSGLESLVEKVKEIVESNEVRRLPKIPKGTRDFGKKQMAIRERVFSIITGVFKMHGATALDTPVFELRETLMGKYGEDSKLIYDLADQGGELCSLRYDLTVPFARYVAMNNISALKRYQIAKVYRRDNPSKGRYREFYQCDFDIAGVYEPMEPDFEVIKVLTELLNQLDIGTYEIKLNHRKLLDGMLEICGVPPQKFRTVCSSIDKLDKQTFEQVKKELVDEKGISNETADEIGNLVKTRGPPLEVLLELRKEGSKFMQNEGSIVALNELEILFKALDKANALDRIVFDLSLARGLDYYTGVIYEAVFKGATQVGSIAAGGRYDNLVGMFSGKQIPAVGVSLGIERVFAIMEQQEKERNEMIRATETEVLVSILGKDLTLAAELVSELWSAGIKAEFKLTTRVTNHIKYALQSGIPWMVLVGESEIQKGSVKLKDVKANQEEEVARKDFVQELKKRLSKP